The proteins below come from a single Sphingomonas carotinifaciens genomic window:
- a CDS encoding Ppx/GppA family phosphatase produces MTKAASHAAPAPAPRTAIIDIGSNSVRLVVYQGHARLPAILFNEKVMAGLGRGLAATGAIEPGSLAKAQTALRRFAALAREMKVDTVRTVATAAVRDAANGQQLIHCAHELGLKVELLSGEQEAKGAGEGVLSAIPEADGIVGDLGGGSLELVRVRGGQVGDRVSFPLGVLRIPALREKGSKTFERHIARLVDEAGWEGAGRGLPFYLVGGSWRALARLDMGLAEYPLPIIHHYALTPTDVARLGRTIPHLSKPRLRGVPGLSSGRAATLADATALLGVLLRHLGSSTTIVSAYGLREGLLFGALDAETRALDPLIVGAREEGRLLGRFPEHGDLLQAWIAPLFPADATADARLRHAACLLADVGWRANPEFRAERGVEIALHGNWVGIDAVGRAMLAQALHTSLGGGLDVPHPLAQLASPAQLKAATLWGLAIRLGQRLSGGLAGPLERSSVTLSEEAVTLALPAQDTGFYGEAVERRHGALASGLGRRAVLAEA; encoded by the coding sequence ATGACCAAAGCCGCAAGCCACGCGGCGCCCGCACCGGCGCCGCGAACCGCCATTATCGACATCGGATCGAACTCGGTCCGCCTGGTCGTCTATCAGGGCCATGCGCGGTTGCCCGCGATCCTGTTCAACGAGAAAGTCATGGCGGGGCTGGGCCGGGGACTGGCCGCGACCGGTGCGATCGAGCCGGGGTCCCTCGCCAAGGCGCAGACGGCGCTGCGCCGCTTTGCCGCGCTGGCCCGCGAGATGAAGGTCGATACCGTCCGCACGGTCGCCACCGCGGCGGTGCGGGACGCGGCCAACGGCCAGCAATTGATCCACTGTGCGCACGAACTCGGCCTGAAGGTCGAATTGTTGTCGGGCGAGCAGGAGGCCAAGGGGGCGGGCGAGGGCGTGCTGTCCGCCATTCCGGAGGCGGACGGGATCGTCGGCGATCTGGGCGGGGGCAGCCTGGAACTGGTGCGGGTGCGAGGCGGGCAGGTGGGCGACCGGGTGTCGTTTCCGCTCGGCGTGCTGCGCATTCCAGCGCTGCGCGAAAAGGGGAGCAAGACGTTCGAGCGGCATATCGCGCGGCTGGTGGACGAGGCCGGATGGGAGGGCGCGGGCAGGGGCCTGCCCTTCTATCTGGTCGGCGGATCGTGGCGCGCACTGGCCCGGCTGGACATGGGGCTGGCGGAATATCCGTTGCCGATCATCCATCATTACGCGCTGACGCCGACCGATGTGGCGCGGCTGGGGCGGACGATCCCGCATCTGAGCAAGCCGCGGCTGCGCGGCGTGCCGGGGCTGTCGTCCGGGCGTGCGGCGACGCTGGCGGATGCGACGGCGCTGCTGGGCGTGTTGTTGCGGCATCTGGGGAGCAGTACGACGATCGTATCGGCCTATGGTCTGCGGGAGGGGTTGTTGTTCGGTGCGTTGGACGCGGAGACGCGGGCGCTCGACCCGCTGATCGTCGGGGCTCGGGAAGAAGGGCGACTGCTCGGTCGCTTTCCCGAGCATGGCGACCTGTTGCAGGCCTGGATCGCGCCGCTCTTCCCCGCCGACGCGACCGCCGACGCCCGGTTGCGCCATGCGGCATGCCTGCTGGCCGATGTCGGCTGGCGTGCCAATCCCGAATTCCGGGCCGAGCGCGGGGTGGAGATCGCGCTGCATGGCAATTGGGTGGGGATCGACGCGGTCGGCCGCGCGATGCTGGCGCAGGCGCTGCACACAAGTCTGGGCGGTGGGCTGGACGTGCCGCATCCGCTGGCGCAGTTGGCGAGTCCGGCGCAGTTGAAGGCGGCGACGCTCTGGGGGCTGGCGATCCGGCTGGGGCAGCGGCTGAGTGGCGGGCTGGCGGGGCCGCTGGAGCGGTCGTCGGTGACGCTGTCCGAAGAGGCGGTGACGCTGGCCCTGCCGGCGCAGGACACCGGCTTCTACGGCGAGGCCGTCGAGCGGCGCCACGGCGCGCTGGCCAGCGGCCTGGGGCGCCGGGCGGTGCTCGCCGAGGCCTGA
- a CDS encoding RNA degradosome polyphosphate kinase, whose translation MTRPAHIAKMAEPDDDPFVPEPSGRYFNRELSWLAFNRRVLEEACNSAHPLLERLRFLSISGSNLDEFFMVRVAGLKGQQSQDVGQRSVDGLTPGQQLSGIVAEADALLASQQAVWGDLRHLLDDAGIFVLRRDAIDGEAHGWLETHFREQIFPILTPQALDPAHPFPFIPNKGLSIIFDLTRVSDEEPIMELVMLPATMPRFVRMPGEPSRYISIEAIVRRFSAQLFPGYVVNGSATFRVLRDSDIEIEEEAEDLVRYFANAIKRRRRGRVIRLEMETGIPDSLSAVLRDELGGSDAIITESGNLLGIGDLDMLVDEDRPDLKFPSFSPRFPERIREFAGDCFAAIRAKDIVVHHPYETFEVVIAFLKQAAADPDVVAIKQTLYRAGKQSAIINALIAAAEAGKSVTAIVELKARFDEEQNLYWAAALERAGVQVVYGFIDWKTHAKVSMVVRREGNAFRTYCHFGTGNYHPVTARIYTDLSFFTADPALGRDAARMFNYITGYVEPTHMERVSLSPRDLRANLMAMIDDEIANARAGKPAGVWAKMNSLVDPAIIEKLYEASAAGVEIDLIVRGICCLKPGVEGLSDHIRVKSVIGRFLEHSRIWAFGNGKALPNDGAKLFISSADWMPRNFDRRVEYMLPILNPTVHDQILDQVMVANLLDNEQSWELEPDGRYVRDEPGDRPFNLHRYFMTNPSLSGRGAALESRDAVPTLSLRRQR comes from the coding sequence ATGACCCGCCCCGCGCATATCGCCAAGATGGCCGAACCGGACGACGATCCCTTCGTACCGGAGCCGAGCGGGCGGTACTTCAACCGGGAGCTGTCCTGGCTCGCCTTCAATCGCCGCGTGCTGGAGGAGGCCTGCAACAGCGCGCATCCGCTGCTCGAACGGTTGCGCTTCCTGTCGATTTCCGGGTCCAATCTCGACGAATTCTTCATGGTCCGCGTTGCGGGCCTGAAGGGCCAGCAGTCGCAGGACGTCGGCCAGCGTTCCGTCGACGGGTTGACGCCGGGCCAGCAGTTGAGCGGCATCGTCGCGGAGGCGGATGCCCTGCTCGCCAGCCAGCAGGCGGTGTGGGGCGACCTGCGCCATTTGCTGGATGATGCAGGCATCTTCGTGCTGCGCCGCGATGCGATCGACGGCGAGGCGCATGGCTGGCTGGAGACGCATTTCCGCGAGCAGATCTTTCCCATATTGACGCCACAGGCGCTGGACCCGGCGCATCCCTTTCCCTTCATCCCCAACAAGGGGCTGTCGATCATCTTCGACCTGACGCGCGTGTCGGACGAGGAACCGATCATGGAGCTGGTGATGCTGCCGGCCACCATGCCGCGTTTCGTGCGGATGCCGGGCGAACCGTCGCGCTACATCTCGATCGAGGCGATCGTGCGGCGTTTCTCGGCGCAGCTTTTTCCGGGCTATGTGGTGAACGGGTCGGCCACCTTCCGGGTGTTGCGCGACAGCGATATCGAGATCGAGGAAGAGGCGGAGGATCTGGTCCGCTACTTCGCCAACGCCATCAAGCGTCGCCGCCGTGGCCGCGTGATCCGGCTGGAAATGGAGACGGGCATTCCCGACAGCCTGTCCGCGGTGTTGCGCGACGAATTGGGCGGGTCGGACGCGATCATCACCGAGAGCGGCAATCTGCTGGGTATCGGCGACCTCGATATGCTGGTCGACGAGGATCGGCCTGATCTGAAATTCCCATCCTTCTCGCCGCGTTTTCCCGAGCGTATCCGGGAATTCGCCGGCGATTGTTTCGCCGCGATCCGCGCCAAGGACATCGTCGTCCATCACCCGTACGAGACGTTCGAGGTGGTGATCGCCTTTCTGAAGCAGGCGGCCGCCGATCCGGATGTCGTCGCGATCAAGCAGACGCTGTACCGAGCGGGTAAACAGTCTGCGATCATCAATGCGCTGATCGCCGCGGCCGAGGCGGGCAAGTCGGTGACCGCGATCGTGGAACTGAAGGCGCGGTTCGACGAGGAGCAGAACCTGTATTGGGCGGCCGCGCTGGAGCGCGCCGGCGTGCAGGTCGTCTATGGCTTCATCGACTGGAAGACGCATGCCAAGGTGTCGATGGTGGTGCGGCGCGAAGGCAATGCGTTTCGCACCTACTGCCATTTCGGTACCGGCAATTATCATCCGGTGACCGCGCGTATCTACACCGATCTGAGCTTCTTCACCGCCGATCCGGCGCTCGGGCGCGATGCGGCGCGGATGTTCAACTACATCACCGGCTATGTCGAGCCGACGCATATGGAGCGCGTCAGCCTGTCGCCGCGCGACCTGCGCGCCAACCTGATGGCGATGATCGATGACGAGATCGCCAATGCACGCGCCGGCAAGCCGGCGGGCGTGTGGGCCAAGATGAACTCGCTGGTCGACCCGGCGATCATCGAGAAGCTGTACGAGGCGAGTGCGGCGGGCGTGGAGATCGATCTGATCGTGCGCGGCATCTGTTGCCTGAAGCCGGGTGTGGAGGGGCTGTCCGACCATATCCGTGTGAAGTCGGTCATCGGGCGCTTCCTGGAGCACAGCCGGATCTGGGCGTTCGGAAACGGCAAGGCGCTGCCCAATGACGGGGCGAAGCTGTTCATTTCGTCGGCGGACTGGATGCCGCGCAACTTCGACCGGCGGGTCGAATATATGCTGCCGATCCTGAACCCCACGGTACACGACCAGATATTGGATCAGGTGATGGTCGCGAACCTGCTGGACAATGAGCAGAGTTGGGAATTGGAGCCGGATGGCCGCTACGTCCGTGACGAACCGGGGGACAGACCGTTCAACCTGCATCGCTATTTCATGACGAACCCCTCGCTTTCCGGGCGCGGCGCGGCACTGGAGTCGCGTGATGCCGTTCCAACGCTTTCGCTTCGCCGGCAGCGCTGA
- a CDS encoding HdaA/DnaA family protein — protein MSQMALPLVWPADPRSDAFLITPSNAHAAQMLDRWEGWPTRTAVLTGPRKSGRSLLARIFAARSGGTIIDDAERLPEAQIFHAWNRAQAEGRPLVIVADAAPPVWAVKLPDLRSRLANSTLAEIDAPDDELIPLLLDQLFTRRGLFAGPDLIEWLATRIERSHLAVIRTVDMLDQQAMERQKRLSIPLARATLTEAGLIADP, from the coding sequence ATGAGTCAGATGGCCCTTCCGCTGGTATGGCCGGCGGACCCGCGTTCGGACGCGTTTCTTATCACCCCTTCCAACGCGCATGCCGCGCAGATGCTGGACCGTTGGGAAGGCTGGCCGACGCGCACCGCCGTGCTGACCGGGCCGCGCAAATCGGGACGGTCGCTGCTGGCGCGCATCTTTGCGGCGCGCAGTGGCGGGACGATCATTGACGATGCCGAGCGCCTGCCCGAAGCGCAGATCTTTCACGCCTGGAACCGGGCGCAGGCGGAAGGACGGCCGCTGGTGATCGTCGCGGATGCCGCGCCACCGGTTTGGGCGGTCAAGCTGCCCGATCTCCGCTCGCGCCTCGCCAATTCGACGCTGGCGGAGATCGACGCGCCTGACGACGAACTGATTCCGCTGCTGCTGGATCAGTTATTCACCCGCCGTGGATTGTTTGCCGGCCCCGACCTGATCGAATGGTTGGCGACGCGCATCGAGCGCAGTCATCTGGCTGTCATACGCACCGTCGATATGCTCGACCAGCAGGCCATGGAACGTCAGAAGCGTTTGTCCATTCCCCTTGCACGAGCCACCCTGACGGAGGCCGGCCTGATCGCCGACCCCTGA
- a CDS encoding heavy-metal-associated domain-containing protein: MRLRAPVLLACCVAVMGPAAVLAQMEGQDRGVAPVANTGDYEVSGVSVDVAGKTAEAARLGGWRVAQRKAWVVLSRRLGGGGAMVSDGTLDSIVSGIVVENEQIGPTRYVAKLGVTFDRTRAASILGISAYADRSLPMLVVPMQISGGVSQVFEGRSPWQQAWARFRTGNSTIDYVRPAGTGPDALLLNAGQIGRPGRGWWRTIIDQYGASDILIPTVRLYRQWPGGPVIGVFQARHGPDDQLLGTFTLRVGSSAGLAQLLDTGVQRLDAMYQRALSSGALHPDASLSPPPAPEPVIDDDALGDEPIEGLDAAIAATTGAGIAVTVQFDTPSASAVANTESLVRSIPGVRQAATSSLALGGVSLMRVTYDGDPAALRTALESRGYQVIGSGTTLRIRRAAQIPTPAVPADNGITG, translated from the coding sequence ATGCGCCTGCGTGCCCCCGTTCTTCTCGCCTGCTGCGTGGCCGTCATGGGCCCGGCGGCCGTCCTCGCCCAGATGGAGGGGCAGGACCGCGGCGTCGCGCCCGTCGCCAACACCGGTGACTATGAGGTGAGCGGCGTCAGCGTCGACGTGGCGGGCAAGACCGCAGAGGCCGCGCGGCTGGGTGGCTGGCGCGTGGCGCAGCGCAAGGCGTGGGTCGTGTTGTCGCGCCGGCTGGGCGGCGGCGGTGCGATGGTGTCGGACGGAACGCTTGATTCGATCGTGTCCGGGATCGTCGTGGAGAACGAGCAGATCGGCCCGACGCGCTATGTCGCGAAGCTGGGCGTAACCTTTGACCGGACGCGTGCTGCCTCGATCCTGGGCATCTCCGCCTATGCCGACCGGTCGCTGCCCATGTTGGTGGTGCCGATGCAGATCTCGGGCGGCGTGTCGCAGGTGTTCGAGGGGCGTTCGCCCTGGCAACAGGCCTGGGCACGGTTCCGCACGGGCAACAGCACGATCGACTATGTGCGGCCGGCGGGCACCGGCCCCGACGCACTGCTGCTCAATGCCGGGCAGATCGGCCGTCCGGGGCGCGGCTGGTGGCGGACGATCATCGACCAATATGGCGCGTCGGACATCCTGATCCCGACGGTTCGCCTCTACCGGCAATGGCCGGGCGGGCCGGTGATCGGCGTGTTCCAGGCACGGCACGGGCCCGACGACCAGCTGCTCGGCACCTTTACCTTGCGCGTCGGCTCGTCCGCCGGGCTGGCGCAGTTGCTGGATACCGGCGTGCAGCGGCTGGATGCGATGTATCAACGCGCGCTGTCGAGCGGGGCGCTGCATCCCGACGCCAGCCTGAGCCCGCCGCCGGCGCCCGAGCCTGTGATCGACGACGATGCGCTGGGCGACGAGCCGATCGAGGGGCTGGACGCCGCAATCGCCGCGACCACGGGGGCGGGCATCGCGGTGACCGTGCAGTTCGACACGCCGAGCGCCAGCGCGGTCGCCAACACCGAAAGCCTGGTGCGCTCGATACCCGGCGTGCGGCAGGCGGCGACCTCCAGCCTAGCGCTGGGCGGCGTTTCGTTGATGCGCGTGACCTATGACGGCGACCCCGCTGCGTTGCGGACGGCGCTGGAAAGCCGCGGCTATCAGGTGATCGGCAGCGGCACGACGCTGCGCATCCGCCGGGCCGCACAGATACCGACGCCGGCGGTGCCGGCCGATAACGGAATTACCGGATGA
- the purM gene encoding phosphoribosylformylglycinamidine cyclo-ligase → MTDSTPSYTYADAGVSIAAGNALVRAIGPLAKATRRPGADADLGGFGGFFDLKAAGFTDPLLVAANDGVGTKLKLAIEHDRHEGVGIDLVAMCANDLIVQGAEPLFFLDYYATGKLDNAVAERVVASIAEGCKQAGCALIGGETAEMPGMYAGGDYDLAGFCVGAVERDNVLTGRDITRGDVILGLASSGVHSNGYSLVRRLAADKAWKLDRPAIFDQNRLLIDTLMAPTRIYVKSLLPLLRERRIKGLAHITGGGLLENIPRVLPAEAHAVIEADAWAQPRLMAFLQAQGGIEPEEMARTFNCGIGMAVVVAAEQAEAVAEALAAAGETVERIGHVEHGARGCTVRGSAGTWSAKADWTGTHAG, encoded by the coding sequence ATGACCGACAGCACGCCCAGCTACACCTACGCCGATGCCGGCGTTTCCATCGCCGCCGGCAACGCGCTCGTCCGCGCCATCGGCCCGCTTGCCAAGGCGACGCGCCGCCCCGGTGCCGATGCCGATCTCGGCGGCTTTGGCGGCTTTTTCGACCTGAAGGCCGCGGGGTTCACCGATCCGCTGCTGGTCGCGGCCAATGACGGCGTCGGCACCAAGCTGAAGCTAGCGATCGAACACGACCGGCACGAGGGCGTGGGCATCGATCTGGTCGCGATGTGTGCCAACGACCTGATCGTGCAGGGTGCCGAGCCGCTGTTCTTTCTCGACTATTATGCCACCGGCAAGCTCGACAATGCCGTTGCCGAGCGCGTGGTCGCCTCGATCGCGGAAGGGTGCAAGCAGGCGGGCTGTGCGCTGATCGGCGGCGAAACCGCGGAAATGCCCGGCATGTACGCGGGCGGCGACTATGATCTCGCCGGCTTCTGCGTTGGCGCGGTGGAGCGGGATAATGTGCTGACCGGGCGCGATATCACGCGCGGCGACGTCATCCTGGGACTCGCCTCCTCCGGCGTCCACTCGAATGGCTACTCGCTCGTGCGCCGACTCGCCGCGGACAAAGCCTGGAAGCTCGACCGCCCCGCCATCTTCGACCAGAACCGCCTCCTGATCGACACGCTGATGGCGCCCACGCGCATTTACGTGAAGTCGTTGCTCCCGCTGCTGCGCGAGCGCCGGATCAAGGGTCTCGCCCATATCACCGGCGGCGGCCTGCTGGAAAACATTCCGCGTGTTCTGCCCGCCGAGGCGCATGCCGTGATCGAGGCAGACGCCTGGGCACAGCCGCGCCTGATGGCGTTCCTGCAGGCGCAGGGCGGGATCGAGCCGGAGGAGATGGCGCGGACCTTCAACTGCGGCATCGGCATGGCCGTGGTGGTGGCCGCCGAGCAGGCCGAGGCGGTGGCCGAGGCACTGGCCGCTGCCGGCGAGACGGTCGAGCGGATCGGCCATGTCGAACACGGTGCCCGCGGCTGCACGGTGCGCGGATCGGCGGGCACGTGGAGCGCGAAGGCGGACTGGACGGGCACGCATGCGGGTTAA
- the purN gene encoding phosphoribosylglycinamide formyltransferase, giving the protein MRVKVGILLSGRGSNMQALVRAAQGSDCPYEVVLVASDKPDAPGLAWAAEQGIATFSLSPKGIGKPAFEAEMTAMLRHAEVEVVALAGYMRLLSDRFVGDWRGRIVNIHPSLLPKYKGLDTHARAIAAGDAVAGCSVHVVTEELDAGAVLGQAEVPIHPGDDADSLAARVLIEEHRLYPRILSEFVRS; this is encoded by the coding sequence ATGCGGGTTAAGGTCGGCATCCTGCTGTCGGGCCGCGGCTCGAACATGCAGGCGCTGGTCCGCGCGGCGCAAGGGTCCGACTGCCCCTATGAGGTCGTGCTGGTCGCCTCCGACAAGCCCGACGCGCCCGGCCTCGCCTGGGCGGCCGAACAGGGGATCGCGACGTTTTCACTTTCCCCGAAAGGCATCGGCAAACCTGCCTTCGAAGCGGAAATGACCGCGATGCTCCGCCATGCGGAGGTCGAGGTCGTCGCGCTCGCCGGCTATATGCGCCTGCTGTCCGATCGCTTCGTCGGCGACTGGCGCGGCCGGATCGTTAACATCCATCCTTCACTGCTCCCCAAATACAAGGGGTTGGATACGCATGCGCGGGCGATCGCGGCGGGGGATGCGGTGGCGGGCTGTTCGGTGCATGTGGTGACCGAGGAGCTGGACGCGGGAGCGGTGCTGGGGCAGGCCGAGGTACCGATCCATCCCGGCGACGATGCCGACAGCCTTGCCGCGCGCGTGCTGATCGAGGAACATCGCCTCTACCCCCGGATATTATCGGAGTTCGTCCGCTCATGA
- a CDS encoding GNAT family N-acetyltransferase, whose amino-acid sequence MHWRLRRAAAADADALAMVAAASFLETFAGVLAGPDIVRHCAVNSAPAKFATWANDPASVVTLAEHPEGAAAMGYSVLTVPDLPIPPEPGDIELRRIYALSVTRGTGLGAALMARAVADARASGMTRMLLGVLGRNRRARDFYERQGYALVGERRFLVGETWYDDVVYGRAI is encoded by the coding sequence ATGCACTGGCGGCTGCGACGGGCGGCGGCGGCGGATGCCGATGCGCTCGCGATGGTCGCAGCCGCCAGCTTTCTTGAGACCTTTGCGGGCGTGCTCGCCGGACCGGACATCGTCCGGCATTGTGCGGTGAACAGCGCGCCCGCCAAGTTCGCCACCTGGGCGAACGACCCCGCCAGCGTCGTGACGCTGGCCGAGCATCCCGAGGGTGCCGCGGCCATGGGCTATTCGGTGCTGACCGTGCCCGATCTGCCGATCCCGCCGGAGCCGGGGGATATCGAGCTTCGCCGCATCTATGCCCTGTCGGTTACCCGTGGCACCGGGCTGGGGGCAGCGCTGATGGCGCGCGCCGTCGCCGATGCGCGCGCGTCGGGCATGACCCGGATGCTGCTGGGGGTGCTGGGCCGTAACCGGCGCGCGCGGGACTTTTACGAGCGGCAGGGCTACGCGCTGGTGGGCGAGCGCCGCTTTCTCGTCGGCGAAACCTGGTATGACGATGTCGTCTACGGGCGTGCGATCTAG
- the ndk gene encoding nucleoside-diphosphate kinase, whose product MAANRTFSIIKPDATRRNLTGAVTKMLEEAGLRVVASKRIQMTKEQAEGFYAVHKERPFFADLVSFMISGPVVVQVLEGENAVQRNRDIMGATNPENAEPGTIRKELAESIEANSVHGSDSDENAAIEIAYFFKPEELVG is encoded by the coding sequence ATGGCCGCGAACCGTACTTTCTCGATCATCAAGCCCGACGCCACCCGCCGCAACCTGACCGGCGCGGTCACCAAGATGCTGGAGGAAGCCGGCCTGCGCGTCGTCGCCTCCAAGCGCATCCAGATGACCAAGGAGCAGGCCGAAGGCTTCTACGCGGTCCACAAGGAGCGTCCGTTCTTTGCCGATCTGGTCAGCTTCATGATCTCCGGCCCGGTCGTCGTGCAGGTGCTGGAAGGCGAGAACGCCGTGCAGCGCAACCGCGACATCATGGGCGCGACCAACCCCGAGAATGCCGAGCCGGGCACGATCCGCAAGGAACTGGCCGAGTCGATCGAGGCGAACTCGGTGCATGGCTCGGACTCGGACGAGAATGCGGCGATCGAGATCGCCTATTTCTTCAAGCCGGAAGAACTGGTCGGCTGA
- a CDS encoding DNA polymerase III subunit chi yields the protein MQVDFYHLTAAPLDRVLPAVAEKVLAGGGRLLVVSGDAEQRGALDRVLWLHPAESFLPHAQAGDGDDHAQPVLIAGDVSPANAARHVALADGIWRDEALAFDRVFHFFDEDRIRDARGAWKALAEREGVQRRYWKQNEAGRWEQAA from the coding sequence ATGCAGGTGGACTTCTACCATCTGACCGCGGCGCCGCTCGACCGCGTGCTGCCGGCGGTCGCCGAAAAGGTGCTGGCCGGCGGCGGGCGATTGCTGGTGGTGTCCGGCGATGCCGAACAACGCGGGGCGCTCGACCGGGTGCTGTGGCTGCATCCGGCCGAAAGCTTCCTGCCGCACGCCCAGGCCGGCGACGGCGACGACCATGCGCAGCCGGTGCTGATCGCGGGTGACGTATCGCCGGCCAACGCCGCCCGGCACGTGGCATTGGCGGACGGCATCTGGCGTGACGAGGCGCTGGCATTCGACCGGGTCTTCCACTTTTTCGACGAGGATCGCATCCGCGACGCGCGGGGCGCATGGAAGGCGCTGGCCGAACGCGAGGGGGTGCAGCGCCGCTATTGGAAACAGAACGAGGCGGGGCGCTGGGAACAGGCGGCCTGA
- a CDS encoding leucyl aminopeptidase produces the protein MQIAFASSVPNEGVLVLPVAKDGVAQVRSDAAGEGLAALAATAAEAGRFKGEAGTLVELFVPRDGAVRQVILAGVGAGSETEWAKAGSALSARLLTSGTTALTVDLGGAQATPAAVAAFATGAVQRGWRYDVYRTTQKETAKPTLGTVTLVNAPDGAEAAWEVGLALNGGLALTRTLVTEPPNKLYPESFVERVLREVEGLGLEVTVLDEDAMRDLGMGALLGVSQGSTREARLLALKWNGAGEGDPALALVGKGVTFDTGGISIKPAAGMEDMKWDMGGAGAVAGAIKALAGRKAKANVIGVMGLVENMPDGNAQRPGDVVTSMSGQTIEVINTDAEGRLVLCDALTWVQKTHRPRTIIDLATLTGAMIISLGHEHGGLFSNDDALADKLLAAGKASGDTLWRFPLGDAYDKLIESHIADMKNVGPRGAGSITAAQFLKRYIDEGVAWAHLDIAGMVWADKPGTYHDKGATGYGVRLLDRLVAEHFEG, from the coding sequence ATGCAGATCGCATTCGCCTCTTCCGTACCGAACGAGGGTGTTCTCGTCCTTCCCGTGGCGAAGGACGGCGTCGCGCAGGTGCGTTCGGATGCGGCGGGCGAGGGGCTGGCGGCGCTGGCCGCGACCGCGGCCGAGGCCGGGCGCTTCAAGGGCGAGGCGGGCACGCTGGTCGAACTGTTCGTGCCGCGGGACGGCGCGGTGCGGCAGGTGATCCTGGCGGGCGTCGGCGCCGGCAGCGAGACGGAATGGGCCAAGGCGGGCAGCGCGCTGTCCGCGCGGCTGCTGACCTCCGGCACCACCGCCCTGACGGTCGATCTGGGGGGGGCGCAGGCGACCCCGGCGGCCGTGGCGGCGTTCGCGACGGGCGCGGTGCAGCGCGGCTGGCGCTACGACGTCTATCGCACCACCCAGAAGGAGACGGCCAAGCCGACGCTGGGCACGGTGACGCTGGTGAATGCGCCCGATGGCGCCGAAGCGGCATGGGAGGTCGGGCTTGCGCTCAACGGCGGGCTGGCGCTGACCCGCACGCTCGTCACCGAGCCGCCGAACAAGCTGTACCCGGAAAGCTTCGTGGAGCGCGTGCTGCGCGAGGTGGAGGGGCTGGGCCTCGAAGTCACCGTGCTCGACGAGGACGCGATGCGCGACCTGGGCATGGGCGCGCTTTTGGGCGTGAGCCAGGGCTCGACGCGCGAGGCGCGGCTGCTGGCCCTGAAGTGGAACGGTGCGGGCGAGGGCGATCCGGCGCTGGCGCTGGTCGGCAAGGGCGTGACGTTCGACACCGGCGGCATCTCGATCAAGCCGGCCGCCGGCATGGAAGACATGAAGTGGGACATGGGCGGCGCGGGTGCCGTGGCCGGTGCGATAAAGGCGCTGGCCGGCCGCAAGGCGAAGGCCAACGTCATCGGCGTAATGGGCCTGGTGGAAAACATGCCCGACGGCAACGCCCAGCGCCCCGGTGACGTCGTGACGTCGATGTCCGGGCAGACGATCGAGGTCATCAATACCGATGCCGAAGGGCGGCTGGTGCTGTGCGACGCGCTGACCTGGGTGCAGAAGACGCACCGCCCCAGGACGATCATCGATCTCGCCACGCTGACCGGCGCGATGATCATCAGCCTGGGTCACGAACATGGCGGCCTGTTCTCCAACGACGATGCGCTGGCGGACAAGCTGCTGGCGGCGGGCAAGGCGAGCGGCGACACGCTGTGGCGCTTCCCGCTGGGCGATGCGTACGACAAGCTGATCGAAAGCCATATCGCGGACATGAAGAATGTCGGTCCGCGCGGCGCCGGATCGATTACCGCGGCACAGTTCCTGAAGCGCTATATCGACGAGGGTGTCGCCTGGGCGCATCTGGATATCGCCGGCATGGTGTGGGCCGACAAGCCCGGCACCTATCATGACAAGGGTGCGACCGGATACGGCGTGCGGCTGCTCGACCGGCTGGTCGCCGAGCATTTCGAAGGCTGA